A stretch of the Glycine soja cultivar W05 chromosome 13, ASM419377v2, whole genome shotgun sequence genome encodes the following:
- the LOC114382075 gene encoding uncharacterized FCP1 homology domain-containing protein C1271.03c-like has protein sequence MDPQGNTMDSESTIAGKRKNDKVLNSYTDEMKMVSAASIINEDFSSEVSKFSLDGTQVRSLKKRLIVLDINGLLADVVSPPPKDHKADATIARRAIFKRPSYLKFLEFCFDKFEVGIWSSRMKKNVDGVIDYLMGDMKNRLLFCWDLSHCTETSFKTLENKHKSVTFKDLRKLWDKHDLNLPWKKGHFNKTNTLLLDDSPYKALLNPPNTSVFPRTFTYKDGSDNSLAEGGELRVYLDGLTNAEDMHKYVEEHPFGQEGISETSECWDFYRQVIDSLSAGQSNP, from the exons ATGGATCCCCAAGGAAATACAATGGATTCTGAGTCAACTATAGCAGGCAAAAGGAAAAATGATAAAGTGTTGAATTCTTatactgatgaaatgaagatgGTATCTGCTGCTTCTATCATAAATGAAGATTTTAGTTCAGAAGTTTCTAAATTTTCTTTGGATGGAACTCAAGTTCGTAGTTTAAAGAAAAGACTAATTGTTCTTGATATAAATGGGTTGTTAGCGGATGTAGTTTCTCCTCCTCCAAAGGATCACAAAGCAGATGCAACCATTGCGAGGAGAGCAA TATTCAAGAGGCCCTCGTATCTCAAGTTTCTGGAGTTTTGCTTCGATAAATTTGAAGTTGGCATATGGTCTTCAAGAATGAA GAAAAATGTTGATGGAGTCATTGATTATTTGATGGGAGACATGAAAAACAGGTTGCTTTTCTGTTGG GATCTTTCTCATTGCACTGAAACAAGCTTCAAAACTCTTGAAAATAAGCATAAGAGTGTGACTTTTAAGGATTTGAGGAAACTCTGGGATAAACATGATCTTAATCTTCCATGGAAGAAAGGACATTTcaataaaacaaatacattATTGTTGGATGATTCTCCTTATAAAGCATTGCTTAATCCT CCAAACACATCGGTCTTCCCTCGTACGTTCACTTATAAGGATGGAAGCGACAACTCCttag CTGAAGGAGGGGAGCTGAGAGTATACCTAGATGGTTTGACAAATGCTGAAGATATGCATAAGTATGTTGAGGAACACCCATTTGGCCAAGAAGGCATTAGTGAAACAAGTGAATGTTGGGACTTCTATCGCCAGGTTATTGATAGTCTTTCTGCAGGTCAAAGCAACCCttaa